A region of the Methanobrevibacter ruminantium M1 genome:
ATCGTACCAGATCAAGAGTTACAAGCTAAAGTAATCGCAGATACCGTTTTCATTTCTGGTTTAGATGCTGAGTACAAACAAAAGGTCATGGACTTCATGGCTCTTGAAGTGCAATTAGGTCTTTTAAAACAACCTTTAACTGAAGAACAAATCTTTGCAGACTTATAGATTTAAGTCTTTAAAACTCCCTTAGGTTTGTTTAAATAAGCATTGCTCCTTGAGCAATTCTTATTTTTTCTTTTTTTTATTTTTTTAAAAAACATTTATTATTTTCATTATTTTATTATTTTATTTTATTTAATTAGGCTATTTTTGATGGTTCTGTTTCAGAAAGCAGTTTATTCTAGCCTATGCTTTTATTCATTTTAAATTGACATTTTTTAAATGCCAAATTATATATATAATAGAGTATTAATCTATTAATATATGGATAATATAATTCATTAATTAATAATTTTAAATAATCTTTGGATATGATTCATTAATTAATAATTTAATTAATTCTTTGGATATGATTCATTAATTAATACTTTAATTTATTCTTAGGATATGATTCATTAATTAATAAATTATATTAAAAAATTTTATAGATCGTGGTTTATGTGGAAATTAAGAAAAAATTTTTACCATTTATCCTACCGGCAATACTTCTTATAATCTGGTACCTTATTACAGATGGTTTGCATTTGATTCCTTATTATATCCTGCCAAGTCCTTTAAATGTATTTAATGCGGCATGGACTTTAATAACTAATGGAAAACTCTTCATGCATACCTCTAGCACACTTATAAAGGTATTCTCAGGTATCATTTTAGCATCTGTAGTTGCCATTCCACTTGGAATAATCCTTGGATGGTATGAGACCTTAGACAGATTAAGCTCCTTAATCATAAGTATCCTAAGGCCTATTCCTCCTATCTCATGGATTCCATTCTCCATTCTTTGGTTTGGTATAGGATTATCCTCTGCAGTATTCGTTATCTTTATCGGTTGTGTTTTCTCAGTACTTGTATACACAATTGACGGTGTTAAAAGAACCGATAATGTATTAATCGAAGCAGCTCAGACTTTAGGTGCAAACAATTGGGATATCTTGCTTAAGATTGTCCTTCCATCCACTTTGCCTTATATAGTCTCTGGACTTAAGGTAGGTGTGAGCATAGCTTTAATGTGTACCGTATCTGCTGAGATGATTGCTTCAAGCAGAGGTTTAGGTTATATGATTCTAACTGCAAGTCAATTGTTCCAGCCTGGAACTGTGGTAGTTGGTATGATAGTTATTGGTATAATCGGTATTTTATTTGATTATGGATTTAGAAAAGCGCAAGAGAGAATATTCTGGTAATTTGCCAGTCTGATTCTCATATTTGTATTTTAAATAATTATTGGTGTTAATTATCAGTATTAATTTTATTGGTGTTAATTATCAATATTAAATTTATTAGTGTTAATTATCTGTTTTAATTTTTATTAAAAGGTGTTTATATTGGCAATTGATATAAAAAATGTTTCTAAATCATTTGTTACAAAAGATAAAGATTTCATGGCATTGAAAAATATTAATCTCCATGTGGATGATGGAGAATTGATCTGTCTATTGGGACCTTCCGGCTGTGGAAAGACCACCTTGCTTCGTATGGTGGGTGGTTTGGAAAAACCTGATGAAGGAGAGATATATGATAGGGGAGAGCTTGTAACAGGTCCTTCCAAAGACAGAGGATTCATTTTCCAGCAATATTCTTTATTCCCTTGGCTAAATGTTTTAGATAATGTTATGTTTGGATTGAATTTAAATAAAGATACAAGCAAGGAAGAAAATTTGGCTGCTGCTGAAAGATATCTTGAAA
Encoded here:
- a CDS encoding ABC transporter permease, with amino-acid sequence MEIKKKFLPFILPAILLIIWYLITDGLHLIPYYILPSPLNVFNAAWTLITNGKLFMHTSSTLIKVFSGIILASVVAIPLGIILGWYETLDRLSSLIISILRPIPPISWIPFSILWFGIGLSSAVFVIFIGCVFSVLVYTIDGVKRTDNVLIEAAQTLGANNWDILLKIVLPSTLPYIVSGLKVGVSIALMCTVSAEMIASSRGLGYMILTASQLFQPGTVVVGMIVIGIIGILFDYGFRKAQERIFW